The genomic DNA TCAAGGTAGCATAGTCACTTTCTGCGAAGCCAGatttcttctccctccctaAGACTCCAGCTGCTTAGTGGCCTGTATTTCCTGCATGGAACTTTTCCGAGCCACTAACAGATTGCGGAGTAAATTATGATGAAGATCGCATGATTGCAATAACACAAATTCACTCTTCAATGTATAATCCATAGCGACCctactttgtttttttcttttgattttcgaacgatttaaaattaccTTTGTacctttatataaaatagactCTGAACCAAAAcctatattgaaagaaaacttTAAGGGAAATGAAGAGGAAATGGAAAACAAAGAGgaaaggggaaagaaaaaactagAAAGGTAGCAAAAGGAATACATacgcacgcgcgcgcgcagACATAAGCACGCACGCATGCAGAATATCTGATTTTTGCGATAGCAAAATATTTGCGCGTTAAAATGACATGCGATTATTTTAAGTTGGTGATTTTAAGGCATTGATTTCTCCAGGATAATAAACAACGATGCATCATCAACCATATATGGGGAAGATTTTTGGCTTGACATATACTTCAGTCTTCTTGTATCCATAATTCGGAGACCAAACGATCCAACGATGCTCTAGGTGGTTAGGTAGAATTAAATGTAACTTTATATCAAACTCTAGCGTTAACTAACTTATAGACTAGCACTTATGGGATAAACTTTGTAGAACATAGTTGATATTGCGCACAAGAACGTCGACGaatatatgtttcattttGGTTGAAACCTCGTCGATCATCGCGCCATAATACTCTGCAGCTACATTACTGCATGCCATGTCCACATGATAAATGGTTGCATCGCTTCCTGCACGTATGCTTGATTGAAAATATGGAGCTCGAAGATCGGAAGTAAAATGAAGCATGAAGTAGTAAATTTGTTGACAAATCCAGCGCGCTCGTAATTCTGGATAGATGGAGGTATTTTATACGTAGATAAGCATGTCTCTTGGTCTTTCTGTTGCCATATACTTAAGTAACTTACTCGTGACCATTGACAATAGTAGTGCTATATCTATACCTTGAAATCTTACGTCTatgcatacatacatacatacatacatatatgtgtgtatgtatatatatatatacatatatacatgtatgtacatatataggTGCAAATCAAGATGTGACAAACTTACCCTTATGCCTCTCGTGAGATTCTGTctgaaacatataaaataaaaatataaaatagtttttatttttttttaaatgttaaaatcacGACATAATTAAATCCATTACCTCCTCAGCGAGGAgattttcttcatcttcgCCAATAGTTAGATTGATGGAATCTTCATTGTCGATACCATTGGCCTCAACAGTAGAAACTGAATTAGTTGTGGTTTGATTTACTGTAGTAGCTACATCagattctattttcttatcaaTAGCCTGTGTATTTTCgatcaaacttttatttaaatgattcttAAGTTCCTGTTTGTGTTCTATTTCCTTGCtaacattattttgaatttcactTTGAAGTTCCTtacaacaataaaataaaattttattttgttattcttataaatatatatcttttataataaattaaatattatttatgcttACTTCCACTTTAGATATTGttgtattttcttctataacAGGCTTTGATTCTTGTTTAAGtttcatatcattattatcagatACCTCcatactttcttctttttgattttctaatgTCTCATTAGTCTCATCTTGATTAATTGTACCTGTTactaaaatgcaaaaaaattataaatttgatttgataaaatgattttaaatctatctctttctatctttttttaattaatataggtCAAATAACATACCACTATTTTTTCTTGGACTAACTTTGCATAATCCACCACAAGGTACAATTAAGTATTCATCAGGATCTTGACCTTCATCAGTTATGGcctttatatatcaaaataacaatgaagttatcataagttataataataataatgagcaataaaaatataaaattatatttagttaaatataattagaaaaaaaaaacttgttcaTCAATGGCAATActgcaataattatttgaaaaattgagattttgaaatggtatatatatatagcgttGAAATAAACTATCAACGGTATCAAAAGGGTTAAAATGGCgataaaacaaagaataatattgttaatgaaatcttaacaaaaacaatttaaaggaTGAGAAAATTTACTTTGGAAAGACGCTCAAGAAGTGCTGCTTTATTGCCAGTTTTATCTAGCCCACGCCTTTCGAGTTCTGTTTTCAAATCTATAACTCGCAGTTCAGTGAGCTTTTTTCCTTCAACATCGGCCATTATTCTCATACAAAAGTGTCCGACACAAGGCACGcttatgtttcaattttatcgcttttacaaatagaaatttataagctaattttcatatataaactcaataaagtaacaaaattatgatatataaaaagaacaattGAAGGATTTCTCAAAATCACAAAGAAAAAGTTACGACAACACACTTCGATATGAACTATCCATCGTCGTCGCCATTTAACGGAAATGACCGGAAGTAATTCTCACATCAAGTGAATAGAATAGCCAATCtaaaaaatcaagatatatttcattgaaatattactagaattatttttatcattaatttaataataatcagattaaaatgcaaaattatatatattaaaaaatataaaatttgttaaatgtatataaaataatataagttaatataaaatgaataaataataagaacaagaataattatctaccaatcgaaaaatgataatactagttacaatttttaaaatggaagatattaaaattatatataattatatttatatttatgaattaaattgtataaaatattaaaattttaaatattaaaagattaagaatttcttatattcttaaaatcagTAGTTATATGTTTCGTTAACTTTGATATCTTTAATCAGAAATAAGTATGTGACGTATcgatttgcatatatatatatatatatgtatatatatatatatatatatatatatatatatatatgtatatatatatatatatataagaatacgCTTGTTTGACATTGatacgtaaaaatttataattgcacAGTAGAGattcttttacatttatcaGTATGCctgtaagtaaatatttttaaattcgtattaaatattatatatgtatttcaatgaattttgaCATATAATGTTATCTTTAACCTTcttggattttaatttatacaaagtatttatgcttatctttaatattttgcattaatttatatatatattaatcgaaaaatgaaaatgaaattttttattatagtactATAATGattacttacttttttttaattttaggcaTATCATTCAAGTTTTATTGAAAGTAATGGAAATGTTGGTAATATGGCACTTTTGCCAATTCGAACACATTTTAGAGGTCCTGCACCTCCCTTCAATAATAAGGATTTGGATATAATTGATGaagcattatattttttcaaagcaaATGTGTTCTTTAGAACATATGAAATTAAGGTAACAAcaatatattcttcatttttattttaattttatatttctgaaaaaaaatattattattttagagcGAAGCTGAtagagttttaatttatattacattatatataacagaATGCTTAAAAAGATTACAGAAATGTGCAACTCAAGCTCAAGCTACAAATGAAATGTATTCTCTtgctatttcaaaatttgatattcctGGTGATGCTGGTTTTCCTTTAAACTCTGTATATGCAAAACCAAGTAATCCTGTAGAAGCaggtatattttacattaattttatatcaaattaaaaattattaaatataaaaatatttttctttttctcatagATACTATGAGACAATATTTGCAACAAATAAGACAAGAAACTGGTGTTAGACTTGTTGAAAAAGTATATGGTGAAGATGGCAAACCAAGCAAGTGGTGGTTatgttttgcaaaaaaaaaatttatggataAGTCATTATCTGGCCCTGGacaataaagtatattttttaattataatataaaatatgtataacgaacaaatacaaaagtttATTGCAGAAATatgagttttaatattttataatgttaataaaaataaaataaagataaaaatgcgggaaaatattgtaagaattttgtaaattaaatgtattatgcATTTATCGTATAATTAAACTTGTAAAATCTTACTGtaccttattatatatatatttgtatttacttaatttataaaaataaaatataacacttTAAAACAACTAATTAGGAAATAAGTGTTTATTTTGTACAGGATATACCATAATATTGATACAAATATCTGTAACATATCAATGCAATGATGTATCATGTACTtatcattagaaatatttaaaaactttatcgCTTTCTGCGAAGCGATAAAGAGTTTCTTCTCAGCCATGCTGCACGACGAGAACCACCAATAGTTTGCGAATAACGATGTCCTTTGCCTAAACCGCGTGAACTTCTGCCAGCTGATGTCTTTCCACGAAGTTCACGATGTTTATGTACTGCATTACATATCCAATTAACTTTTGGATCATTACGAATTGcctgaaataagaataaaatttattaatattaatatttcattctttaataatGTCTTGTAAAACTTttgctataattatttattcagacATCCAAGGAAGAtgaaaaatcatgaaatttcaatatgtaataaaatatcatcacatttcatacaaatattttatttttataaaatatttaaatattataaattacctTATGTGCTGGATCAACCAAAATaacttcataatatttatatgaagaaTCTTGAGCTACCCAATAACTGTTTAAAACTCGTAGACCACCACAACGACGACCAACACGTtcctgaaaataaatatttatcaaattacaaaaaaatgataaaaattacatattacacATGatgatataagattatattttaatttgtataaatatgaaCTTACTTCAGCAACAGACTGTAATTTTCTAGTAGGTTTCAACTGATTAACACCATGACTTTTTGGTTTTCCATAAGTTGCACCTTTAGGAACAGGACGTTTGCGCCCACCTCTTCTTACACGAATTCTAAATATGACAAACCCTgcatattaagaatataatttttcatatttattatattatgttaaatgtttaatatatactatttatataatatatactattcatattaaaaaaaataatcagtatatacacatatatcacCATATAACTGTAAGAGTGGTGCATGGTATATCTcatcatacatattttttaaatatttaattttataaataataaaaaagaaaaaataaaaattaaattattattattacaataaatagaattaaaacaattaatttgatctaagaacatttcaaatattttattgaaaaattacattcatACCTTGCTTAGCTTTATAACCTAAACGGCGTGCTTTATCAGGCCTAGACGGTCTAGGAGCACGATGCATTTTAGTCAATTGACGATATTGCCAACATCTAACACGAAGCAAGAAGCGGAGTACATCGCTTTGCTTCTTGCGATAAAGTTcttgcatatatttatatgcacCCATTGCGAATCCCTGAAAAACACAGGTATTAATATTGTCTTTATCaatgaaaatgatagaaaatttgaaaataagattaataattattaaaatcgacagaaaattttataaattttgtataatacaactcttagttttcaaaattttatatgtaaatttaatatgtaataaataagaataataaacaaataaggttaatttctttcgataaacgtaacataataaatataacattctcATAGAAATAATGTACGAAatcataagaatattttatacagcATGTCtcgataatgaatttttttgatgtGTACTTCAAAAATATGTTTGgattcgtaaaatataaaacgattttCAATACGAAACGCTCACCTTTCTCAATTGGAACAGAAGGAAAGGCCTCCAACCTTCTTGACATTGATATGTTAAACCATTGTATCTGAAACATTGAAGATAGTATACTTGACGCTAGGATTATAAATGACAGAGACatctatgaaaaagaaaatgtatcaaatttttaacgtattttatccatcgataaattaaaaaaagaaagaaaaaaaaatataatcgaaataattattagattgtaGAATgccaaaaaaattcaaaatgaatacacatattgattaaattatg from Apis mellifera strain DH4 linkage group LG4, Amel_HAv3.1, whole genome shotgun sequence includes the following:
- the LOC725678 gene encoding actin-related protein 2/3 complex subunit 3, producing the protein MPAYHSSFIESNGNVGNMALLPIRTHFRGPAPPFNNKDLDIIDEALYFFKANVFFRTYEIKSEADRVLIYITLYITECLKRLQKCATQAQATNEMYSLAISKFDIPGDAGFPLNSVYAKPSNPVEADTMRQYLQQIRQETGVRLVEKVYGEDGKPSKWWLCFAKKKFMDKSLSGPGQ
- the LOC413137 gene encoding 60S ribosomal protein L15; the encoded protein is MGAYKYMQELYRKKQSDVLRFLLRVRCWQYRQLTKMHRAPRPSRPDKARRLGYKAKQGFVIFRIRVRRGGRKRPVPKGATYGKPKSHGVNQLKPTRKLQSVAEERVGRRCGGLRVLNSYWVAQDSSYKYYEVILVDPAHKAIRNDPKVNWICNAVHKHRELRGKTSAGRSSRGLGKGHRYSQTIGGSRRAAWLRRNSLSLRRKR